A genome region from Ctenopharyngodon idella isolate HZGC_01 chromosome 5, HZGC01, whole genome shotgun sequence includes the following:
- the pho gene encoding phoenix isoform X6 translates to MGRLLGPDTDRGLPDKMFVPNYCKGNLNKKWLPQSILERRIQNSLSKDNKEQLLNVNGKGKKRKTKSTKKNQTSVSVKKQSKKKCKVPKSKAVARTLSESSCISLCEEQGKQHETHEVLASCSDAEHSDSSNCGQPLNKQIIQCAENSHGSNLVVIEETQTHAVEAVSRMEHEDDMRSGTDSYLPNKSNFVPPQGGDISVQNEIQHTDSDIGSMDLFSSLNSQEHKNNQIHKTASITANIEESDQDSDVTQIETEGQSESIFGPGTPRWCDGEHRAHEDDESDITQIETEGEYVSVFGPRTPTKQFTIQDVNSTKLSESQKTGQSSVVLHTELFSRREDKTRHKKKKKKTKSSFHKDTEVTGIEETVTVQPSSKHLPLANEPLREVYSSSCEHVIVGKQRRMVEMETDTQDSPLFKNGGMSFLKRKRKGKKKMGAAILMECDTDVDVSQKVSSEFQADVAELKTTCRENRELFDVENRVTNEEQTATSVLQSEEASELLEEIILSTFADSSVIKKAKKKKMKMYKLKEREDAEPGVENQSVEAVQFNQPQTTELTLKSTKKKKRRKDKERTKTAYVEENSATDIPSNGTLDSDRPTELRVNEGDQSSEAPEAGQPKHMQTSEEIAGSLSPNVTRLKSVKKKKKKRDETESQYESVDLNVSSMSQFDAGLRVVEQQEDQVIEERRSNDNAAEHLEGNTASILKVAKRKKKRQNVSSPSQSNDVIGPEKQVSCMQSENAAEPNNLGSDDIVITKDKQKKAKKQKLKERKTIELASDIKDIVQIQYSESQTTDMLSRGTKKKRANKDRERTVSSSNKHLEHMDDRPPEMRGINAIQSNEATETDQIEHLQSSEGITRYKSPSITVLSSGKKKKKKRDQSEERQYESVDLNLDVSSVSQFDVTALRAQKMIKRRQSDAAENFEGNAAHILNVAKRKRKSQNASAPSQIVDIIGLENAVSDSQSTNTAELVEKANSSGLSDNTLSSKYKRNKKKKHKIKEQEDAEPNAVTHSVDSVHSIETDQFNESQTTELTLKRTKKKRKDKERKKTSYIEENGTTDILSIETFEAIETDHLEHLQTSEQTEQCPSPNVTRLKSVKKKKKKNGSEECQYEPVDFALDVSLVSQFDNVTHRSNTQTVEERPNDVEHLESNTEAKLNDTKHKKKRKRSSFSIDYNSDFNSSAAQMRETVTPERKMKKKRF, encoded by the coding sequence GATAAAATGTTTGTTCCAAATTACTGTAAAggaaacttaaataaaaaatggcttCCACAATCCATCTTGGAGAGGAGGATTCAGAATTCACTGTCAAAAGACAACAAAGAACAGTTACTGAATGTCAATGGaaaagggaagaaaagaaaaactaaatctACCAAGAAAAACCAGACAAGTGTTTCTgttaaaaaacaatcaaaaaagaaatgcaaagtTCCCAAAAGCAAAGCTGTAGCCAGGACGTTATCAGAATCTTCCTGCATCTCTCTCTGTGAGGAGCAGGGAAAACAACATGAGACACATGAGGTTTTAGCTTCATGTTCAGATGCTGAACACTCAGATTCTTCCAATTGCGGACAACCACTTAATAAGCAGATCATCCAGTGTGCTGAGAACTCGCATGGAAGTAATTTAGTGGTAATTGAAGAGACACAGACACACGCTGTAGAGGCAGTCAGTCGAATGGAGCATGAGGATGACATGAGGTCAGGAACTGACAGTTACCTGCCCAACAAAAGCAATTTTGTTCCACCCCAAGGGGGAGACATTTCTGTACAAAATGAAATTCAACACACTGACAGTGACATTGGCTCAATGGATTTATTCAGTTCATTGAACAGTCAGGAGCATAAGAACAATCAAATTCATAAAACCGCATCTATTACAGCGAACATAGAGGAGAGCGATCAAGACAGTGATGTAACTCAAATAGAGACTGAGGGACAGTCTGAGTCTATATTTGGACCAGGAACACCCAGATGGTGTGATGGTGAACATCGTGCACATGAGGACGATGAAAGTGACATAACTCAAATAGAGACGGAAGGAGAATATGTGTCTGTGTTTGGACCAAGAACACCAACCAAGCAGTTTACAATTCAAGATGTCAACAGTACCAAACTCTCTGAATCCCAAAAGACAGGTCAGAGTTCTGTTGTCCTACATACTGAACTGTTCTCAAGAAGAGAGGATAAAACAAggcataaaaagaaaaagaaaaaaacaaagtcaAGCTTTCATAAGGATACTGAAGTTACAGGAATAGAGGAGACTGTGACTGTGCAACCATCATCTAAACATTTACCACTAGCTAATGAACCATTAAGAGAAGTTTACTCAAGTTCCTGTGAGCATGTTATCGTGGGTAAACAAAGAAGGATGGTAGAGATGGAAACAGATACTCAAGATAGTCCtttgtttaaaaatggtggAATGAGCTTTCTTAAACGAAAAAGAAAGGGTAAGAAGAAAATGGGTGCTGCTATTTTGATGGAATGTGATACAGATGTAGATGTGAGTCAGAAAGTGAGCTCTGAATTTCAAGCTGATGTTGCTGAACTTAAAACAACATGCAGAGAAAACAGGGAATTATTTGATGTGGAGAATAGAGTAACAAATGAAGAGCAAACAGCAACATCAGTTTTACAGTCAGAGGAGGCGTCTGAGCTCTTGGAGGAAATTATTTTATCTACGTTTGCAGATAGCAGTGTTATCAAAAAGGCTAAGAAGAAAAagatgaaaatgtacaaattaaaAGAGCGTGAGGATGCAGAGCCTGGTGTAGAAAATCAGTCAGTTGAGGCAGTCCAGTTCAATCAGCCACAAACTACTGAGCTGACActcaaaagtacaaaaaagaagaagaggagaaaagacAAAGAGAGGACAAAGACTGCATATGTAGAGGAGAATAGTGCTACAGACATCCCATCAAATGGAACTTTGGACTCTGATAGACCAACAGAGTTGAGAGTAAATGAAGGGGATCAATCCAGTGAAGCTCCTGAGGCTGGTCAACCTAAGCATATGCAGACTTCAGAGGAAATTGCAGGGTCTCTGTCGCCTAATGTAACTAGATTAAAATCagtgaagaaaaagaagaaaaaaagagatgagACTGAGTCTCAATATGAATCTGTTGATCTGAATGTGAGTTCTATGTCTCAGTTTGATGCTGGCCTCAGAGTGGTTGAACAACAGGAAGATCAGGTCATTGAAGAAAGACGGAGCAATGACAATGCAGCTGAACATTTAGAAGGTAATACAGCAAGTATATTAAAGGTTGCCAAACGCAAAAAGAAAAGACAGAATGTAAGTTCTCCATCTCAAAGTAATGACGTTATTGGACCGGAAAAACAAGTGTCATGCATGCAGTCAGAGAACGCAGCAGAACCAAATAATTTGGGTTCAGATGACATAGTTATTACAAAGGACAAACAGAAAAAGGCAAAAAAGCAGAAACTAAAAGAGCGAAAGACAATAGAGCTTGCTTCAGATATTAAGGACATTGTGCAGATTCAATACAGTGAGTCACAAACTACTGATATGCTATCCAGAGGAACAAAAAAGAAGAGAGCAAACAAGGACAGAGAAAGAACAGTTAGCTCATCAAATAAACACTTGGAGCACATGGATGATAGACCTCCAGAAATGAGAGGAATTAATGCGATTCAGTCCAATGAGGCCACTGAGACAGATCAGATTGAGCATTTACAGTCATCAGAGGgaattacaagatataaatCACCCAGTATAACTGTACTAAGCTCagggaagaaaaagaagaaaaaaagggaTCAGAGTGAGGAACGTCAATATGAATCTGTTGATTTGAATCTGGATGTGAGTTCTGTCTCTCAGTTTGATGTCACTGCACTGAGAGCACAAAAGATGATTAAAAGAAGGCAGAGCGATGCAGCTGAAAATTTCGAAGGTAATGCAGCACATATATTAAATGTTGCCAAACGCAAAAGGAAAAGTCAGAATGCAAGTGCTCCATCTCAAATTGTTGACATAATTGGACTGGAAAATGCTGTATCAGACTCACAGTCAACAAACACTGCAGAACTTGTGGAAAAAGCAAATTCATCTGGCCTTTCAGATAACACGTTGTCCAGTAAGTATAAACGGAACAAGAAGaaaaagcacaaaataaaaGAGCAGGAGGATGCAGAGCCTAATGCAGTTACTCATAGTGTGGACAGTGTTCATTCGATTGAGACGGATCAGTTCAATGAGTCACAAACTACTGAGCTGACactcaaaagaacaaaaaagaagagaaaagacAAAGAGAGGAAAAAGACATCATACATAGAGGAGAATGGTACTACAGATATCCTGTCAATTGAAACTTTTGAAGCTATTGAGACTGATCACCTTGAGCATTTACAGACATCTGAGCAAACTGAACAATGTCCCTCACCTAATGTAACTAGATTAAAATCtgtgaagaagaagaaaaagaagaatggCAGTGAAGAGTGTCAGTATGAACCTGTTGATTTTGCTTTGGATGTGAGTTTGGTGTCTCAGTTTGATAATGTAACTCATAGATCAAATACTCAAACTGTTGAAGAAAGGCCAAATGATGTTGAACATTTGGAAAGTAATACAGAAGCTAAATTAAATGACACTAAACACAAAAAGAAGCGGAAACGGTCAAGTTTTTCTATTgattacaattctgacttcaacTCTTCTGCTGCACAAATGCGAGAAACTGTAACACCCGAGAGgaagatgaagaaaaaaagattctgA
- the pho gene encoding phoenix isoform X7 translates to MFVPNYCKGNLNKKWLPQSILERRIQNSLSKDNKEQLLNVNGKGKKRKTKSTKKNQTSVSVKKQSKKKCKVPKSKAVARTLSESSCISLCEEQGKQHETHEVLASCSDAEHSDSSNCGQPLNKQIIQCAENSHGSNLVVIEETQTHAVEAVSRMEHEDDMRSGTDSYLPNKSNFVPPQGGDISVQNEIQHTDSDIGSMDLFSSLNSQEHKNNQIHKTASITANIEESDQDSDVTQIETEGQSESIFGPGTPRWCDGEHRAHEDDESDITQIETEGEYVSVFGPRTPTKQFTIQDVNSTKLSESQKTGQSSVVLHTELFSRREDKTRHKKKKKKTKSSFHKDTEVTGIEETVTVQPSSKHLPLANEPLREVYSSSCEHVIVGKQRRMVEMETDTQDSPLFKNGGMSFLKRKRKGKKKMGAAILMECDTDVDVSQKVSSEFQADVAELKTTCRENRELFDVENRVTNEEQTATSVLQSEEASELLEEIILSTFADSSVIKKAKKKKMKMYKLKEREDAEPGVENQSVEAVQFNQPQTTELTLKSTKKKKRRKDKERTKTAYVEENSATDIPSNGTLDSDRPTELRVNEGDQSSEAPEAGQPKHMQTSEEIAGSLSPNVTRLKSVKKKKKKRDETESQYESVDLNVSSMSQFDAGLRVVEQQEDQVIEERRSNDNAAEHLEGNTASILKVAKRKKKRQNVSSPSQSNDVIGPEKQVSCMQSENAAEPNNLGSDDIVITKDKQKKAKKQKLKERKTIELASDIKDIVQIQYSESQTTDMLSRGTKKKRANKDRERTVSSSNKHLEHMDDRPPEMRGINAIQSNEATETDQIEHLQSSEGITRYKSPSITVLSSGKKKKKKRDQSEERQYESVDLNLDVSSVSQFDVTALRAQKMIKRRQSDAAENFEGNAAHILNVAKRKRKSQNASAPSQIVDIIGLENAVSDSQSTNTAELVEKANSSGLSDNTLSSKYKRNKKKKHKIKEQEDAEPNAVTHSVDSVHSIETDQFNESQTTELTLKRTKKKRKDKERKKTSYIEENGTTDILSIETFEAIETDHLEHLQTSEQTEQCPSPNVTRLKSVKKKKKKNGSEECQYEPVDFALDVSLVSQFDNVTHRSNTQTVEERPNDVEHLESNTEAKLNDTKHKKKRKRSSFSIDYNSDFNSSAAQMRETVTPERKMKKKRF, encoded by the coding sequence ATGTTTGTTCCAAATTACTGTAAAggaaacttaaataaaaaatggcttCCACAATCCATCTTGGAGAGGAGGATTCAGAATTCACTGTCAAAAGACAACAAAGAACAGTTACTGAATGTCAATGGaaaagggaagaaaagaaaaactaaatctACCAAGAAAAACCAGACAAGTGTTTCTgttaaaaaacaatcaaaaaagaaatgcaaagtTCCCAAAAGCAAAGCTGTAGCCAGGACGTTATCAGAATCTTCCTGCATCTCTCTCTGTGAGGAGCAGGGAAAACAACATGAGACACATGAGGTTTTAGCTTCATGTTCAGATGCTGAACACTCAGATTCTTCCAATTGCGGACAACCACTTAATAAGCAGATCATCCAGTGTGCTGAGAACTCGCATGGAAGTAATTTAGTGGTAATTGAAGAGACACAGACACACGCTGTAGAGGCAGTCAGTCGAATGGAGCATGAGGATGACATGAGGTCAGGAACTGACAGTTACCTGCCCAACAAAAGCAATTTTGTTCCACCCCAAGGGGGAGACATTTCTGTACAAAATGAAATTCAACACACTGACAGTGACATTGGCTCAATGGATTTATTCAGTTCATTGAACAGTCAGGAGCATAAGAACAATCAAATTCATAAAACCGCATCTATTACAGCGAACATAGAGGAGAGCGATCAAGACAGTGATGTAACTCAAATAGAGACTGAGGGACAGTCTGAGTCTATATTTGGACCAGGAACACCCAGATGGTGTGATGGTGAACATCGTGCACATGAGGACGATGAAAGTGACATAACTCAAATAGAGACGGAAGGAGAATATGTGTCTGTGTTTGGACCAAGAACACCAACCAAGCAGTTTACAATTCAAGATGTCAACAGTACCAAACTCTCTGAATCCCAAAAGACAGGTCAGAGTTCTGTTGTCCTACATACTGAACTGTTCTCAAGAAGAGAGGATAAAACAAggcataaaaagaaaaagaaaaaaacaaagtcaAGCTTTCATAAGGATACTGAAGTTACAGGAATAGAGGAGACTGTGACTGTGCAACCATCATCTAAACATTTACCACTAGCTAATGAACCATTAAGAGAAGTTTACTCAAGTTCCTGTGAGCATGTTATCGTGGGTAAACAAAGAAGGATGGTAGAGATGGAAACAGATACTCAAGATAGTCCtttgtttaaaaatggtggAATGAGCTTTCTTAAACGAAAAAGAAAGGGTAAGAAGAAAATGGGTGCTGCTATTTTGATGGAATGTGATACAGATGTAGATGTGAGTCAGAAAGTGAGCTCTGAATTTCAAGCTGATGTTGCTGAACTTAAAACAACATGCAGAGAAAACAGGGAATTATTTGATGTGGAGAATAGAGTAACAAATGAAGAGCAAACAGCAACATCAGTTTTACAGTCAGAGGAGGCGTCTGAGCTCTTGGAGGAAATTATTTTATCTACGTTTGCAGATAGCAGTGTTATCAAAAAGGCTAAGAAGAAAAagatgaaaatgtacaaattaaaAGAGCGTGAGGATGCAGAGCCTGGTGTAGAAAATCAGTCAGTTGAGGCAGTCCAGTTCAATCAGCCACAAACTACTGAGCTGACActcaaaagtacaaaaaagaagaagaggagaaaagacAAAGAGAGGACAAAGACTGCATATGTAGAGGAGAATAGTGCTACAGACATCCCATCAAATGGAACTTTGGACTCTGATAGACCAACAGAGTTGAGAGTAAATGAAGGGGATCAATCCAGTGAAGCTCCTGAGGCTGGTCAACCTAAGCATATGCAGACTTCAGAGGAAATTGCAGGGTCTCTGTCGCCTAATGTAACTAGATTAAAATCagtgaagaaaaagaagaaaaaaagagatgagACTGAGTCTCAATATGAATCTGTTGATCTGAATGTGAGTTCTATGTCTCAGTTTGATGCTGGCCTCAGAGTGGTTGAACAACAGGAAGATCAGGTCATTGAAGAAAGACGGAGCAATGACAATGCAGCTGAACATTTAGAAGGTAATACAGCAAGTATATTAAAGGTTGCCAAACGCAAAAAGAAAAGACAGAATGTAAGTTCTCCATCTCAAAGTAATGACGTTATTGGACCGGAAAAACAAGTGTCATGCATGCAGTCAGAGAACGCAGCAGAACCAAATAATTTGGGTTCAGATGACATAGTTATTACAAAGGACAAACAGAAAAAGGCAAAAAAGCAGAAACTAAAAGAGCGAAAGACAATAGAGCTTGCTTCAGATATTAAGGACATTGTGCAGATTCAATACAGTGAGTCACAAACTACTGATATGCTATCCAGAGGAACAAAAAAGAAGAGAGCAAACAAGGACAGAGAAAGAACAGTTAGCTCATCAAATAAACACTTGGAGCACATGGATGATAGACCTCCAGAAATGAGAGGAATTAATGCGATTCAGTCCAATGAGGCCACTGAGACAGATCAGATTGAGCATTTACAGTCATCAGAGGgaattacaagatataaatCACCCAGTATAACTGTACTAAGCTCagggaagaaaaagaagaaaaaaagggaTCAGAGTGAGGAACGTCAATATGAATCTGTTGATTTGAATCTGGATGTGAGTTCTGTCTCTCAGTTTGATGTCACTGCACTGAGAGCACAAAAGATGATTAAAAGAAGGCAGAGCGATGCAGCTGAAAATTTCGAAGGTAATGCAGCACATATATTAAATGTTGCCAAACGCAAAAGGAAAAGTCAGAATGCAAGTGCTCCATCTCAAATTGTTGACATAATTGGACTGGAAAATGCTGTATCAGACTCACAGTCAACAAACACTGCAGAACTTGTGGAAAAAGCAAATTCATCTGGCCTTTCAGATAACACGTTGTCCAGTAAGTATAAACGGAACAAGAAGaaaaagcacaaaataaaaGAGCAGGAGGATGCAGAGCCTAATGCAGTTACTCATAGTGTGGACAGTGTTCATTCGATTGAGACGGATCAGTTCAATGAGTCACAAACTACTGAGCTGACactcaaaagaacaaaaaagaagagaaaagacAAAGAGAGGAAAAAGACATCATACATAGAGGAGAATGGTACTACAGATATCCTGTCAATTGAAACTTTTGAAGCTATTGAGACTGATCACCTTGAGCATTTACAGACATCTGAGCAAACTGAACAATGTCCCTCACCTAATGTAACTAGATTAAAATCtgtgaagaagaagaaaaagaagaatggCAGTGAAGAGTGTCAGTATGAACCTGTTGATTTTGCTTTGGATGTGAGTTTGGTGTCTCAGTTTGATAATGTAACTCATAGATCAAATACTCAAACTGTTGAAGAAAGGCCAAATGATGTTGAACATTTGGAAAGTAATACAGAAGCTAAATTAAATGACACTAAACACAAAAAGAAGCGGAAACGGTCAAGTTTTTCTATTgattacaattctgacttcaacTCTTCTGCTGCACAAATGCGAGAAACTGTAACACCCGAGAGgaagatgaagaaaaaaagattctgA
- the pho gene encoding phoenix isoform X5 — protein MKKFEEGYVKTERAISPYMLESELSDNSEGDDHSSDHDHNSDHEVTKVDKMFVPNYCKGNLNKKWLPQSILERRIQNSLSKDNKEQLLNVNGKGKKRKTKSTKKNQTSVSVKKQSKKKCKVPKSKAVARTLSESSCISLCEEQGKQHETHEVLASCSDAEHSDSSNCGQPLNKQIIQCAENSHGSNLVVIEETQTHAVEAVSRMEHEDDMRSGTDSYLPNKSNFVPPQGGDISVQNEIQHTDSDIGSMDLFSSLNSQEHKNNQIHKTASITANIEESDQDSDVTQIETEGQSESIFGPGTPRWCDGEHRAHEDDESDITQIETEGEYVSVFGPRTPTKQFTIQDVNSTKLSESQKTGQSSVVLHTELFSRREDKTRHKKKKKKTKSSFHKDTEVTGIEETVTVQPSSKHLPLANEPLREVYSSSCEHVIVGKQRRMVEMETDTQDSPLFKNGGMSFLKRKRKGKKKMGAAILMECDTDVDVSQKVSSEFQADVAELKTTCRENRELFDVENRVTNEEQTATSVLQSEEASELLEEIILSTFADSSVIKKAKKKKMKMYKLKEREDAEPGVENQSVEAVQFNQPQTTELTLKSTKKKKRRKDKERTKTAYVEENSATDIPSNGTLDSDRPTELRVNEGDQSSEAPEAGQPKHMQTSEEIAGSLSPNVTRLKSVKKKKKKRDETESQYESVDLNVSSMSQFDAGLRVVEQQEDQVIEERRSNDNAAEHLEGNTASILKVAKRKKKRQNVSSPSQSNDVIGPEKQVSCMQSENAAEPNNLGSDDIVITKDKQKKAKKQKLKERKTIELASDIKDIVQIQYSESQTTDMLSRGTKKKRANKDRERTVSSSNKHLEHMDDRPPEMRGINAIQSNEATETDQIEHLQSSEGITRYKSPSITVLSSGKKKKKKRDQSEERQYESVDLNLDVSSVSQFDVTALRAQKMIKRRQSDAAENFEGNAAHILNVAKRKRKSQNASAPSQIVDIIGLENAVSDSQSTNTAELVEKANSSGLSDNTLSSKYKRNKKKKHKIKEQEDAEPNAVTHSVDSVHSIETDQFNESQTTELTLKRTKKKRKDKERKKTSYIEENGTTDILSIETFEAIETDHLEHLQTSEQTEQCPSPNVTRLKSVKKKKKKNGSEECQYEPVDFALDVSLVSQFDNVTHRSNTQTVEERPNDVEHLESNTEAKLNDTKHKKKRKRSSFSIDYNSDFNSSAAQMRETVTPERKMKKKRF, from the coding sequence GATAAAATGTTTGTTCCAAATTACTGTAAAggaaacttaaataaaaaatggcttCCACAATCCATCTTGGAGAGGAGGATTCAGAATTCACTGTCAAAAGACAACAAAGAACAGTTACTGAATGTCAATGGaaaagggaagaaaagaaaaactaaatctACCAAGAAAAACCAGACAAGTGTTTCTgttaaaaaacaatcaaaaaagaaatgcaaagtTCCCAAAAGCAAAGCTGTAGCCAGGACGTTATCAGAATCTTCCTGCATCTCTCTCTGTGAGGAGCAGGGAAAACAACATGAGACACATGAGGTTTTAGCTTCATGTTCAGATGCTGAACACTCAGATTCTTCCAATTGCGGACAACCACTTAATAAGCAGATCATCCAGTGTGCTGAGAACTCGCATGGAAGTAATTTAGTGGTAATTGAAGAGACACAGACACACGCTGTAGAGGCAGTCAGTCGAATGGAGCATGAGGATGACATGAGGTCAGGAACTGACAGTTACCTGCCCAACAAAAGCAATTTTGTTCCACCCCAAGGGGGAGACATTTCTGTACAAAATGAAATTCAACACACTGACAGTGACATTGGCTCAATGGATTTATTCAGTTCATTGAACAGTCAGGAGCATAAGAACAATCAAATTCATAAAACCGCATCTATTACAGCGAACATAGAGGAGAGCGATCAAGACAGTGATGTAACTCAAATAGAGACTGAGGGACAGTCTGAGTCTATATTTGGACCAGGAACACCCAGATGGTGTGATGGTGAACATCGTGCACATGAGGACGATGAAAGTGACATAACTCAAATAGAGACGGAAGGAGAATATGTGTCTGTGTTTGGACCAAGAACACCAACCAAGCAGTTTACAATTCAAGATGTCAACAGTACCAAACTCTCTGAATCCCAAAAGACAGGTCAGAGTTCTGTTGTCCTACATACTGAACTGTTCTCAAGAAGAGAGGATAAAACAAggcataaaaagaaaaagaaaaaaacaaagtcaAGCTTTCATAAGGATACTGAAGTTACAGGAATAGAGGAGACTGTGACTGTGCAACCATCATCTAAACATTTACCACTAGCTAATGAACCATTAAGAGAAGTTTACTCAAGTTCCTGTGAGCATGTTATCGTGGGTAAACAAAGAAGGATGGTAGAGATGGAAACAGATACTCAAGATAGTCCtttgtttaaaaatggtggAATGAGCTTTCTTAAACGAAAAAGAAAGGGTAAGAAGAAAATGGGTGCTGCTATTTTGATGGAATGTGATACAGATGTAGATGTGAGTCAGAAAGTGAGCTCTGAATTTCAAGCTGATGTTGCTGAACTTAAAACAACATGCAGAGAAAACAGGGAATTATTTGATGTGGAGAATAGAGTAACAAATGAAGAGCAAACAGCAACATCAGTTTTACAGTCAGAGGAGGCGTCTGAGCTCTTGGAGGAAATTATTTTATCTACGTTTGCAGATAGCAGTGTTATCAAAAAGGCTAAGAAGAAAAagatgaaaatgtacaaattaaaAGAGCGTGAGGATGCAGAGCCTGGTGTAGAAAATCAGTCAGTTGAGGCAGTCCAGTTCAATCAGCCACAAACTACTGAGCTGACActcaaaagtacaaaaaagaagaagaggagaaaagacAAAGAGAGGACAAAGACTGCATATGTAGAGGAGAATAGTGCTACAGACATCCCATCAAATGGAACTTTGGACTCTGATAGACCAACAGAGTTGAGAGTAAATGAAGGGGATCAATCCAGTGAAGCTCCTGAGGCTGGTCAACCTAAGCATATGCAGACTTCAGAGGAAATTGCAGGGTCTCTGTCGCCTAATGTAACTAGATTAAAATCagtgaagaaaaagaagaaaaaaagagatgagACTGAGTCTCAATATGAATCTGTTGATCTGAATGTGAGTTCTATGTCTCAGTTTGATGCTGGCCTCAGAGTGGTTGAACAACAGGAAGATCAGGTCATTGAAGAAAGACGGAGCAATGACAATGCAGCTGAACATTTAGAAGGTAATACAGCAAGTATATTAAAGGTTGCCAAACGCAAAAAGAAAAGACAGAATGTAAGTTCTCCATCTCAAAGTAATGACGTTATTGGACCGGAAAAACAAGTGTCATGCATGCAGTCAGAGAACGCAGCAGAACCAAATAATTTGGGTTCAGATGACATAGTTATTACAAAGGACAAACAGAAAAAGGCAAAAAAGCAGAAACTAAAAGAGCGAAAGACAATAGAGCTTGCTTCAGATATTAAGGACATTGTGCAGATTCAATACAGTGAGTCACAAACTACTGATATGCTATCCAGAGGAACAAAAAAGAAGAGAGCAAACAAGGACAGAGAAAGAACAGTTAGCTCATCAAATAAACACTTGGAGCACATGGATGATAGACCTCCAGAAATGAGAGGAATTAATGCGATTCAGTCCAATGAGGCCACTGAGACAGATCAGATTGAGCATTTACAGTCATCAGAGGgaattacaagatataaatCACCCAGTATAACTGTACTAAGCTCagggaagaaaaagaagaaaaaaagggaTCAGAGTGAGGAACGTCAATATGAATCTGTTGATTTGAATCTGGATGTGAGTTCTGTCTCTCAGTTTGATGTCACTGCACTGAGAGCACAAAAGATGATTAAAAGAAGGCAGAGCGATGCAGCTGAAAATTTCGAAGGTAATGCAGCACATATATTAAATGTTGCCAAACGCAAAAGGAAAAGTCAGAATGCAAGTGCTCCATCTCAAATTGTTGACATAATTGGACTGGAAAATGCTGTATCAGACTCACAGTCAACAAACACTGCAGAACTTGTGGAAAAAGCAAATTCATCTGGCCTTTCAGATAACACGTTGTCCAGTAAGTATAAACGGAACAAGAAGaaaaagcacaaaataaaaGAGCAGGAGGATGCAGAGCCTAATGCAGTTACTCATAGTGTGGACAGTGTTCATTCGATTGAGACGGATCAGTTCAATGAGTCACAAACTACTGAGCTGACactcaaaagaacaaaaaagaagagaaaagacAAAGAGAGGAAAAAGACATCATACATAGAGGAGAATGGTACTACAGATATCCTGTCAATTGAAACTTTTGAAGCTATTGAGACTGATCACCTTGAGCATTTACAGACATCTGAGCAAACTGAACAATGTCCCTCACCTAATGTAACTAGATTAAAATCtgtgaagaagaagaaaaagaagaatggCAGTGAAGAGTGTCAGTATGAACCTGTTGATTTTGCTTTGGATGTGAGTTTGGTGTCTCAGTTTGATAATGTAACTCATAGATCAAATACTCAAACTGTTGAAGAAAGGCCAAATGATGTTGAACATTTGGAAAGTAATACAGAAGCTAAATTAAATGACACTAAACACAAAAAGAAGCGGAAACGGTCAAGTTTTTCTATTgattacaattctgacttcaacTCTTCTGCTGCACAAATGCGAGAAACTGTAACACCCGAGAGgaagatgaagaaaaaaagattctgA